A genomic window from Helicobacter pylori includes:
- the secY gene encoding preprotein translocase subunit SecY yields MNKAIASKILITLGFLFLYRVLAYIPIPGVDLAAIKAFFDSNSNNALGLFNMFSGNAVSRLSIISLGIMPYITSSIIMELLSATFPNLAKMKKERDGMQKYMQIVRYLTILITLIQAVSVSVGLRSISGGANGAIMIDMQVFMIVSAFSMLTGTMLLMWIGEQITQRGVGNGISLIIFAGIVSGIPSAISGTFNLVNTGVINILMLIGIVLIVLATIFAIIYVELAERRIPISYARKVVMQNQNKRIMNYIPIKLNLSGVIPPIFASALLVFPSTILQQATSNKTLQAIADFLSPQGYAYNILMFLLIIFFAYFYSSIVFNSKDIADNLRRNGGYIPGLRPGEGTSSFLNSVASKLTLWGSLYLALISTVPWILVKAMGVPFYFGGTAVLIVVQVAIDTMKKIEAQIYMSKYKTLSAVGF; encoded by the coding sequence ATGAATAAAGCCATTGCTAGTAAGATACTCATCACTTTGGGTTTTTTATTTCTCTACAGAGTATTAGCTTATATCCCCATTCCTGGCGTGGATTTAGCAGCGATCAAGGCTTTTTTTGACAGCAATTCCAACAACGCTTTGGGTCTGTTTAACATGTTTAGTGGGAATGCGGTTTCTCGCTTGAGCATCATTTCTTTGGGTATCATGCCCTATATCACTTCTTCTATTATCATGGAGCTTTTGAGTGCGACTTTCCCTAACCTGGCTAAAATGAAAAAAGAGCGAGACGGCATGCAAAAATACATGCAAATCGTACGCTATTTGACTATTTTAATCACCCTGATCCAAGCGGTGAGCGTTTCAGTAGGGTTAAGGAGCATTAGCGGTGGAGCGAATGGGGCGATCATGATTGATATGCAAGTCTTTATGATCGTTTCGGCGTTTTCTATGCTTACAGGAACGATGCTGCTCATGTGGATAGGGGAGCAAATCACGCAAAGGGGCGTGGGGAATGGGATTAGCCTTATTATTTTTGCTGGGATTGTTTCAGGGATCCCATCGGCTATTTCAGGCACATTCAATTTAGTCAATACGGGCGTGATTAATATTTTAATGCTCATTGGTATTGTTTTGATTGTTTTGGCGACTATTTTTGCGATTATTTATGTGGAATTGGCCGAGCGCAGGATCCCTATTTCTTATGCGCGTAAAGTGGTGATGCAAAACCAAAACAAGCGCATCATGAATTACATTCCCATTAAGTTGAATTTGAGCGGGGTGATTCCGCCTATTTTCGCTTCAGCCTTGCTCGTATTCCCTTCCACGATCTTGCAGCAAGCCACAAGCAACAAAACCTTGCAAGCGATTGCGGATTTTTTAAGCCCGCAAGGGTATGCGTATAATATTTTGATGTTCTTGCTCATCATCTTCTTTGCCTATTTTTATTCTTCTATTGTGTTCAATTCTAAGGATATTGCAGACAATTTGAGGCGTAATGGCGGGTATATTCCAGGGCTTAGGCCTGGAGAGGGGACTTCATCGTTTTTAAATTCTGTAGCGAGCAAGCTCACTTTGTGGGGTTCGTTGTATTTAGCGCTCATTTCTACCGTGCCTTGGATTTTGGTTAAGGCTATGGGCGTGCCTTTTTATTTTGGAGGCACGGCGGTGCTGATTGTGGTTCAAGTCGCTATTGATACCATGAAAAAGATTGAAGCGCAGATTTATATGAGCAAGTATAAGACTTTAAGCGCGGTGGGCTTTTAA
- the pnuC gene encoding nicotinamide riboside transporter PnuC, with the protein MLISAPLSKRFYLTLALACVFLTITNILVKGSFINLLAGLSGVLYAFFAGERQIICFVFGFIYNLSYAYVAYQWRLNADVILCLFLYMPVTIYGLFAWKKTEQQSGAIKAQKLSKKWRLILILGVGVLTYVSALFFKEIKTNFLWAESFNFVIFIIAFILQVLRYTESYILVTLGNIVSIVVWFCIFQISTESLVQLFTTILYLFIGLYYFNRWNQSCKQ; encoded by the coding sequence ATGTTAATATCCGCTCCATTATCCAAACGATTTTATCTCACACTCGCTCTCGCTTGCGTGTTTTTAACCATCACTAACATCCTTGTCAAAGGCTCGTTTATCAACCTACTAGCAGGGCTTAGCGGGGTTTTGTATGCGTTTTTTGCTGGGGAGAGGCAAATTATTTGCTTTGTGTTTGGCTTTATTTATAATTTGAGTTACGCTTATGTCGCTTACCAATGGAGATTAAACGCTGATGTGATTTTATGCCTTTTTTTGTATATGCCGGTAACGATTTATGGGCTGTTTGCATGGAAAAAAACAGAGCAGCAAAGCGGCGCTATCAAGGCTCAAAAGCTTTCTAAAAAGTGGCGTTTGATACTCATTTTAGGCGTAGGGGTTTTAACTTATGTGAGCGCTTTGTTTTTTAAAGAAATCAAAACGAATTTTTTATGGGCAGAGAGTTTTAATTTCGTCATCTTTATTATTGCTTTTATTTTACAGGTTTTGCGCTACACGGAGAGTTATATTCTGGTAACTTTAGGCAATATCGTGTCTATTGTCGTGTGGTTTTGTATTTTTCAAATCTCCACAGAGAGTTTGGTGCAACTCTTCACAACAATTCTATACCTTTTTATTGGCTTGTATTATTTTAACCGCTGGAACCAGTCATGCAAGCAGTGA
- the rplO gene encoding 50S ribosomal protein L15, protein MGLENLKPAKGSVKKIKRVGRGQGSGMGKTATRGGKGQTARTGYKAKRGFEGGQQPLQRRLPKIGFRTKDSHIYSINVDKNEAIKHLEEITFSSLRSLHHFPLYIEGVKLIGKDAKTLASKIKDERIKTSGQK, encoded by the coding sequence ATGGGATTAGAAAATTTAAAACCCGCTAAAGGTAGCGTTAAAAAAATCAAGCGAGTGGGTCGTGGTCAAGGCAGCGGCATGGGAAAGACGGCCACTAGAGGCGGTAAAGGCCAAACCGCAAGGACAGGTTATAAGGCTAAAAGAGGCTTTGAAGGAGGGCAACAACCCTTGCAACGCCGTTTGCCTAAAATAGGTTTTAGGACTAAAGATTCTCATATCTATTCTATCAATGTGGATAAAAATGAAGCGATCAAGCATTTAGAAGAAATCACTTTTTCAAGCTTGCGTTCTTTGCACCATTTCCCCCTTTATATTGAAGGCGTGAAATTGATCGGTAAAGACGCTAAAACTTTGGCTTCTAAAATTAAAGATGAGAGAATTAAAACAAGCGGGCAGAAATAA
- a CDS encoding thiamine diphosphokinase — protein sequence MQAVILANGEFPKSKRCLDLLKNAPFLIACDGAVASLHAFHFKPSVVIGDLDSIDSHLKALYRPICVSEQNSNDLSKAFFYALNKGYDDFIFLGLNGKREDHALANTFLLFEYFKFCQKLQAISDYGCFRVLETPFILPSFKGEQISLFSLDFEAQFTSKNLKYPLKDLRLKTLFSGSLNEATDHFFSLSSIPKSVVLVYQKFL from the coding sequence ATGCAAGCAGTGATTTTAGCCAATGGGGAATTTCCTAAATCCAAAAGATGCTTAGATCTTTTAAAAAACGCCCCCTTTTTAATCGCATGCGATGGGGCTGTTGCATCTTTGCATGCATTCCATTTCAAACCCAGCGTGGTTATAGGCGACTTGGATAGCATTGATTCGCATTTGAAAGCCTTGTATCGCCCCATATGCGTGAGCGAGCAAAACAGCAACGATTTATCCAAAGCCTTTTTTTACGCTTTAAATAAAGGCTATGATGATTTTATTTTTTTAGGGCTGAATGGCAAGCGAGAAGACCACGCTTTAGCGAACACTTTTTTATTGTTTGAGTATTTTAAGTTTTGCCAAAAACTCCAAGCTATAAGCGATTATGGTTGTTTTAGGGTTCTAGAAACCCCTTTTATTTTGCCGAGTTTTAAAGGGGAGCAAATCTCGCTTTTTAGCCTGGATTTTGAAGCCCAATTCACTTCTAAAAACCTCAAATACCCCTTAAAAGACTTGCGTTTAAAAACGCTCTTTTCGGGATCGCTCAATGAAGCCACCGATCATTTTTTTAGCCTTAGCTCTATTCCTAAGTCTGTGGTGCTGGTGTATCAAAAGTTTTTGTGA
- the rpmJ gene encoding 50S ribosomal protein L36 → MKVRPSVKKMCDKCKIIKRRGVIRVICATPKHKQRQG, encoded by the coding sequence ATGAAAGTCAGGCCATCAGTGAAAAAGATGTGCGATAAGTGCAAGATTATTAAAAGAAGGGGCGTTATTAGAGTGATCTGTGCTACCCCTAAACACAAACAAAGACAAGGATAA
- the tenA gene encoding thiaminase II, with product MQVSQYLYKSAQSIWGDCISHPFVQGIGHGTLEKDKFRFYIIQDYLFLLEYAKVFALGVIKASDEIAMREFSNAIQDILNNEMSIHNHYIKELQITPKELKTARPTLANQSYTSYMLAEGFKGSVKEVTVAVLACAWSYLVIAQNLSQIPNALEHAFYGHWIKGYSSKEFQACVTWNINLLDSLTLASSKQEIEKLKDIFTTTSEYEYLFWDMAYQS from the coding sequence ATGCAAGTTTCGCAATATTTGTATAAAAGCGCGCAATCTATTTGGGGGGATTGCATCTCCCATCCGTTTGTTCAAGGCATAGGGCATGGGACTTTAGAAAAAGATAAATTTCGTTTTTATATCATTCAAGATTATTTGTTTCTTTTAGAATACGCTAAGGTGTTTGCTCTAGGCGTCATTAAAGCTTCTGATGAAATAGCGATGAGGGAGTTTTCTAACGCTATACAAGATATTTTGAATAATGAAATGAGTATCCATAACCATTACATTAAAGAACTTCAAATCACTCCAAAAGAATTAAAAACCGCGCGCCCCACTCTAGCTAACCAATCCTATACAAGCTACATGCTCGCTGAAGGGTTTAAAGGATCTGTCAAAGAAGTTACCGTGGCTGTTTTGGCTTGCGCTTGGAGCTATTTAGTGATCGCGCAAAATTTGAGCCAAATCCCAAACGCTTTAGAACATGCCTTTTATGGGCATTGGATTAAGGGCTATAGCTCCAAAGAATTTCAAGCGTGTGTAACTTGGAATATCAATTTGCTCGATTCCCTCACTCTCGCTTCTTCCAAACAAGAAATTGAAAAATTAAAGGATATTTTTACCACTACAAGCGAATACGAATACCTGTTTTGGGATATGGCGTATCAAAGTTAA
- a CDS encoding glycosyltransferase family 9 protein: protein MDFVGFEDLKCKDKENSQKVFVIRNDKLGDFILAIPALIALKRAFLEKGKEVYLGVVVPNYTTPIALEFPFIDEVIIEDNHLATTLKNRSIDALIFLFSNFKNATFAFSLRKSIPYILAPKTKIYSWFYKKSVRQNRSLCLKTEYEYNLDLIHAFCKDRNLPNAQLEKIAWKLKDKSKERSLIASKFNAHFDLSWIGVHMHSGGSSPVLPASHFIELIKFLHKNLNCEIILICGPGERNATEELLKEVPFAHLYDTSHSLVDLAKLCANLSVYIGNASGPLHVNALFDNQSIGFYPNELTASIARWRPFNERFLGITPPDSSNDMNLIDIKKESQRILEFITPNLFSHTQEKQPQQTPHKQP from the coding sequence ATGGATTTTGTAGGGTTTGAAGATTTAAAATGTAAAGATAAAGAAAACTCTCAAAAAGTTTTTGTGATCCGTAACGATAAGTTAGGCGATTTTATTTTAGCGATTCCCGCTTTAATCGCCCTAAAGCGTGCTTTTTTAGAAAAGGGAAAAGAAGTGTATTTGGGCGTGGTTGTGCCTAACTATACCACCCCAATCGCTTTAGAATTCCCTTTCATTGATGAAGTCATCATAGAAGACAACCATTTAGCCACCACTCTCAAAAACCGTTCCATTGACGCTCTTATCTTTTTATTTTCTAATTTTAAAAACGCTACATTTGCCTTTAGTTTGAGGAAATCCATTCCTTACATCCTAGCCCCTAAGACCAAAATTTATTCTTGGTTCTATAAAAAGAGCGTGCGCCAAAACCGCTCTTTATGCCTAAAAACCGAATACGAATACAATTTGGATCTCATTCATGCGTTTTGTAAAGATCGCAATCTCCCTAACGCTCAACTTGAAAAAATCGCATGGAAGCTTAAAGATAAATCCAAAGAGCGCTCCCTCATCGCTTCAAAATTTAACGCTCACTTTGATTTATCATGGATTGGCGTGCATATGCATAGCGGGGGCAGCTCACCGGTATTGCCTGCCTCACATTTTATTGAATTGATTAAATTTTTACACAAAAATTTAAATTGTGAGATTATTCTTATTTGCGGGCCAGGCGAAAGGAATGCCACAGAAGAACTTCTCAAAGAAGTCCCTTTCGCCCACCTTTATGATACGAGCCATAGTTTAGTGGATTTAGCCAAATTGTGCGCGAATTTATCCGTCTATATCGGGAACGCTTCAGGCCCTTTGCATGTGAACGCTTTATTTGACAACCAATCTATTGGGTTTTATCCTAACGAACTCACCGCTTCTATCGCCAGGTGGCGGCCTTTTAACGAACGATTTTTAGGCATCACTCCGCCTGATAGTTCAAACGATATGAATTTGATTGACATTAAAAAAGAAAGCCAAAGAATCCTTGAATTTATCACGCCAAATCTTTTTTCTCACACGCAAGAAAAACAGCCGCAACAAACACCGCATAAACAACCTTAA
- the rplQ gene encoding 50S ribosomal protein L17 — protein MRHKHGYRKLGRTSSHRKALLKNLAIALIEHNKIETGIYKAKELRSYIEKLTTAARVGDFNAHRHVFAYLQNKEATHKLVTEIAPKYAQRNGGYTRIQRTTFRRGDASTLATIEFV, from the coding sequence ATGAGACACAAACACGGATACCGCAAGCTTGGGAGAACCAGCTCGCACAGGAAGGCATTATTAAAGAATTTAGCGATCGCTTTGATTGAGCATAACAAAATTGAAACAGGGATTTATAAAGCTAAGGAATTGCGCAGCTACATTGAGAAATTAACGACAGCGGCTCGTGTGGGCGATTTTAACGCGCACCGCCATGTTTTTGCGTATTTGCAAAACAAAGAAGCCACCCATAAGCTTGTTACTGAAATCGCACCCAAATACGCGCAAAGGAATGGTGGATACACTAGGATCCAGCGCACCACCTTTAGAAGAGGGGACGCTTCCACTCTAGCCACCATTGAATTTGTGTGA
- the rpsD gene encoding 30S ribosomal protein S4, with amino-acid sequence MARYRGAVERLERRFGVSLALKGERRLSGKSALDKRAYGPGQHGQRRAKTSDYGLQLKEKQKAKMMYGISEKQFRSIFVEANRLDGNTGENLIRLIERRLDNVVYRMGFATTRSSARQLVTHGHVLVDGKRLDIPSYFVRSGQKIEIKEKTKSNPQVVRAMELTAQTGIVPWIDVEKDKKYGIFTRYPEREEVVVPIEERLIVELYSK; translated from the coding sequence ATGGCAAGGTATAGAGGTGCAGTAGAAAGACTAGAAAGGCGTTTTGGGGTTTCTCTAGCTTTAAAGGGTGAAAGGCGATTGAGCGGTAAGAGCGCGCTAGATAAAAGGGCTTATGGGCCAGGTCAGCATGGGCAAAGGCGTGCTAAGACTTCTGATTACGGGTTGCAATTGAAAGAAAAGCAAAAAGCCAAAATGATGTATGGCATTTCTGAAAAGCAATTCAGGAGTATTTTTGTGGAGGCCAATCGTTTGGATGGCAATACGGGTGAAAACCTTATCCGCTTGATTGAAAGGAGATTGGATAATGTCGTTTATCGCATGGGGTTTGCGACCACTAGAAGTTCTGCTAGGCAATTAGTAACGCATGGGCATGTGCTTGTAGATGGTAAGCGTTTGGATATTCCCTCTTATTTCGTGCGTTCAGGGCAAAAAATTGAGATCAAAGAAAAAACTAAGAGCAACCCGCAAGTGGTGCGCGCGATGGAATTGACGGCTCAAACAGGGATTGTGCCATGGATTGATGTGGAAAAAGATAAAAAATACGGCATCTTCACCCGCTACCCTGAAAGAGAAGAAGTGGTTGTCCCTATTGAAGAAAGACTCATTGTAGAATTGTATTCTAAGTAA
- a CDS encoding DNA-directed RNA polymerase subunit alpha, which produces MKVIKTAPLIPSEIKVLEKEGNRVKISLAPFEFGYAVTLAHPIRRLLLLSSVGYAPIGLKIEGVHHEFDSLRGVTEDVSLFIMNLKNIRFIAKALVGQDSSLENQSVVVDYSFKGPMELRARDLNSEHIEIVNPEMPLATINEDAQLNFSLIIYKGMGYVPSEITRELMPEGYMPLDGSFTPIKNVVYEIENVLVEGDPNYEKIIFDIETDGQIDPYKAFLSAVKVMSKQLGVFGEKPIANTEYSGDYAQRDDAKDLSAKIESMNLSARCFNCLDKIGIKYVGELVLMSEEELKGVKNMGKKSYDEIAEKLNDLGYPVGTELSPEQRESLKKRLEKLEDKGGND; this is translated from the coding sequence ATGAAAGTTATCAAAACAGCACCTTTGATCCCATCAGAAATCAAGGTGCTAGAGAAAGAGGGTAATCGGGTTAAGATTTCTCTGGCTCCATTTGAGTTTGGTTACGCTGTTACGCTCGCTCATCCTATTAGAAGGCTCTTGCTTTTAAGCTCGGTGGGGTATGCTCCTATAGGTTTAAAAATTGAAGGCGTTCATCATGAGTTTGATTCATTAAGAGGCGTTACTGAAGACGTGTCGCTTTTTATCATGAATTTAAAGAATATCCGTTTTATAGCCAAGGCGCTAGTGGGGCAGGATAGCTCTTTAGAAAACCAATCGGTTGTGGTGGATTATTCTTTTAAAGGGCCTATGGAGCTTAGGGCTAGGGATTTAAATTCTGAGCATATAGAAATCGTCAATCCTGAAATGCCCCTAGCCACGATCAACGAAGACGCTCAATTGAATTTTTCGCTCATCATTTATAAAGGAATGGGGTATGTCCCAAGCGAAATCACAAGAGAGTTGATGCCTGAGGGCTACATGCCGCTAGATGGCTCTTTCACGCCGATTAAGAATGTCGTTTATGAGATTGAAAATGTTTTGGTTGAGGGCGATCCTAACTATGAAAAAATCATTTTTGATATTGAAACAGACGGGCAAATTGACCCTTACAAAGCGTTTTTATCAGCGGTGAAAGTGATGAGCAAACAACTAGGCGTTTTTGGTGAAAAACCCATTGCTAACACGGAATATTCAGGCGATTACGCCCAAAGAGATGACGCTAAAGATTTGAGCGCTAAGATTGAAAGCATGAATTTGAGCGCCAGATGCTTTAATTGCTTGGATAAAATCGGCATCAAGTATGTGGGCGAACTCGTTTTAATGAGCGAAGAAGAGCTTAAGGGCGTGAAAAACATGGGTAAAAAATCCTATGATGAAATCGCTGAAAAATTGAATGATTTGGGCTATCCTGTAGGCACAGAATTAAGCCCTGAACAAAGAGAGAGTTTGAAAAAAAGATTAGAAAAATTAGAAGATAAAGGAGGTAATGACTGA
- a CDS encoding 5'-nucleotidase, lipoprotein e(P4) family, whose protein sequence is MIKKTLALVLLGLSLMSVSNAKECVSPLTISAKYHQQSAEIRALQLQAYKMAKMALDNNLKLVKDKKPAIILDLDETVLNTSDYAGYLIKNCIKYTPETWDKFEKEGSLSLIPGALDFLEYANSKGVKIFYISNRTQKNKAFTLKTLKSFKLPQVSEESVLLKEKGKSKAVRRELVAKNYEIILQVGDTLHDFDAIFAKDAKNTKEQRTKVLQNAQKFGTEWIILPNSLYGTWEDEPLKAWRNKK, encoded by the coding sequence ATGATAAAAAAGACCCTTGCATTAGTTTTATTAGGATTGAGTTTGATGAGTGTGTCAAATGCCAAAGAATGCGTTTCGCCCCTAACAATAAGCGCTAAGTATCACCAGCAAAGTGCTGAAATTAGGGCTTTGCAATTGCAAGCTTACAAAATGGCAAAAATGGCACTAGACAATAACCTTAAGCTCGTTAAAGACAAAAAGCCAGCCATCATTTTGGATTTAGATGAAACCGTTTTAAACACTTCTGATTATGCGGGGTATTTGATCAAAAATTGCATTAAATACACCCCAGAAACTTGGGATAAATTTGAAAAAGAAGGCTCTCTTTCACTCATTCCTGGAGCGTTAGACTTTTTAGAATACGCTAATTCTAAAGGCGTTAAGATTTTTTACATTTCTAACCGCACTCAAAAAAACAAGGCCTTCACCTTGAAAACGCTCAAAAGCTTTAAACTCCCCCAAGTGAGCGAAGAATCCGTTTTACTCAAAGAAAAAGGCAAGTCTAAAGCCGTAAGGCGGGAATTAGTCGCTAAAAATTATGAGATCATCTTGCAAGTGGGCGATACTTTGCATGATTTTGACGCCATTTTTGCTAAAGACGCTAAAAACACTAAAGAACAACGAACTAAAGTCTTGCAAAACGCTCAAAAATTTGGCACTGAGTGGATCATTTTGCCCAATTCTCTCTATGGCACATGGGAAGATGAACCTTTAAAAGCATGGCGCAATAAAAAATAA
- a CDS encoding YceI family protein, producing the protein MKKALAFTLFGVSLMFAKPYMIDKANSSVWFEVKHFTFNETRGAFDNFDGKIDLEPSTKTLSVFEGNIDVKSVNTRDKKRDNHLKTADFFDAMKYPKGSFKMTKYEDGKIYGDLTLRGVTKPVVLEAKIQAPLQNPMNKKEFMVLQAEGKINRKDFGIGKTYSDSVVGDEVKIEIKLEAYAQ; encoded by the coding sequence ATGAAAAAAGCGTTAGCGTTCACCCTTTTTGGTGTTAGTTTGATGTTTGCAAAACCTTATATGATTGATAAGGCAAACTCTAGTGTGTGGTTTGAAGTCAAGCACTTCACATTCAATGAAACAAGAGGCGCGTTTGATAATTTTGATGGCAAAATTGATCTAGAGCCTAGTACTAAAACACTCAGTGTTTTTGAAGGTAATATTGATGTTAAAAGCGTCAATACTAGGGACAAAAAAAGAGATAACCACTTGAAGACAGCGGATTTTTTTGATGCCATGAAATACCCCAAAGGGAGCTTTAAAATGACCAAATATGAAGATGGTAAAATCTATGGGGATTTGACTCTTCGTGGCGTAACCAAGCCTGTCGTATTGGAAGCTAAAATCCAAGCCCCTTTACAAAACCCCATGAATAAAAAAGAATTCATGGTGTTGCAAGCTGAAGGCAAAATCAACCGCAAGGATTTTGGTATCGGTAAGACATATAGTGATTCCGTCGTTGGGGATGAAGTAAAGATTGAAATCAAACTAGAAGCTTACGCTCAATAA
- the rpsK gene encoding 30S ribosomal protein S11, giving the protein MAKRNAATKKKVVKKNIARGVVYISATFNNTNITITDEMGNVICWSTAGGLGFKGSKKSTPYAAQQAVESALSKAKEHGVKEVGIKVQGPGSGRETAIKSVGATEGVKVLWIKDITPLPHNGCRPPKRRRV; this is encoded by the coding sequence ATGGCTAAGAGAAATGCAGCGACTAAAAAGAAAGTAGTCAAAAAGAATATTGCTAGGGGGGTTGTTTATATTTCAGCGACTTTCAATAACACCAACATCACTATCACTGATGAAATGGGCAATGTGATTTGCTGGAGCACGGCGGGCGGTTTAGGGTTTAAAGGCTCTAAAAAATCCACCCCTTATGCAGCCCAACAAGCCGTAGAAAGCGCTTTAAGCAAGGCTAAAGAGCATGGCGTTAAAGAAGTGGGCATTAAGGTTCAAGGGCCAGGTAGTGGGCGTGAGACCGCTATTAAAAGCGTGGGTGCGACTGAGGGCGTTAAAGTGCTTTGGATTAAAGACATCACTCCGCTCCCTCATAATGGTTGCAGACCCCCTAAAAGAAGAAGAGTGTAA
- the infA gene encoding translation initiation factor IF-1: MARDDVIEVDGKVIEALPNATFKVELDNKHVVLCRISGKMRMHYIRIALGDRVKLELTPYSLDKGRITFRYK, encoded by the coding sequence ATGGCAAGAGATGATGTTATAGAAGTGGATGGGAAAGTGATTGAGGCGTTGCCTAACGCTACCTTTAAGGTGGAGTTAGACAATAAGCATGTGGTGTTGTGCCGCATTTCTGGAAAGATGCGCATGCACTACATTAGGATTGCTTTAGGCGATAGGGTTAAGCTAGAGCTTACGCCCTATAGCTTAGACAAGGGTCGGATAACTTTTAGATACAAATGA
- a CDS encoding pantothenate kinase: MKGFVMSGLRTFSCVVVLCGAMANVAIASPKIEARGELGRFVGGIFGGAMGGVMGGAIGAPGGPVGSAIGRSFGHEIGREFGREIGDRVEDYIRGVDREPQAPREPTYDRHFVYDR, translated from the coding sequence ATGAAAGGATTTGTTATGAGTGGATTAAGAACATTCAGTTGTGTAGTGGTTTTATGCGGTGCAATGGCTAATGTAGCTATAGCTAGTCCTAAAATAGAGGCAAGGGGTGAATTAGGCAGATTTGTAGGGGGAATTTTTGGGGGTGCAATGGGTGGTGTAATGGGCGGAGCAATTGGGGCTCCTGGAGGTCCAGTGGGTAGTGCCATAGGTAGAAGTTTTGGTCATGAAATAGGGAGAGAATTTGGTCGTGAAATAGGCGATAGGGTAGAAGATTATATCCGTGGCGTTGATAGAGAGCCGCAAGCTCCAAGAGAACCCACCTATGATCGTCATTTCGTGTATGATAGGTAG
- the rpsM gene encoding 30S ribosomal protein S13, with protein MARIAGVDLPKKKRVEYALTYIYGIGLKSSREILEAVGISFDKRVHELSEDEVSSIAKKIQQSYLVEGDLRKKVQMDIKSLMDLGNYRGIRHRKGLPVRGQTTKNNARTRKGKKKTVGSK; from the coding sequence ATGGCAAGGATTGCTGGTGTAGATTTACCAAAAAAGAAGAGAGTAGAGTATGCCCTTACCTATATTTATGGGATTGGGCTTAAGAGTTCTAGAGAGATTTTAGAAGCGGTGGGCATTTCTTTTGACAAGCGTGTGCATGAATTGAGCGAAGATGAAGTGTCTAGTATCGCTAAAAAAATCCAGCAAAGCTACTTAGTAGAGGGCGATTTGCGTAAAAAAGTTCAAATGGATATTAAATCCTTAATGGACTTAGGGAATTATCGTGGGATCAGGCATCGTAAGGGTCTTCCTGTAAGAGGCCAAACCACTAAAAATAACGCTAGGACTCGTAAGGGTAAGAAAAAAACCGTGGGTAGCAAGTAG
- the map gene encoding type I methionyl aminopeptidase: protein MAISIKSPKEIKALRKAGEMTAQALALLEREVRPGISLLELDKMAEDFIQSLGARPAFKGLYGFPNSVCMSLNEVVIHGIPTDYVLQEGDIIGLDLGVEADGYYGDSALTLPIGAISPQDEKLLACSKESLMHAIDSIKVGMHFKELSQILESAITERGFVPLKGFCGHGIGKKPHEEPEIPNYLEKGVKANSGPKIKEGMVFCLEPMVCQKQGEPKILADKWSVVSVDGLNTSHHEHTIAIVGNKAVILTER, encoded by the coding sequence ATGGCGATCTCTATCAAAAGCCCGAAAGAAATCAAAGCGTTAAGAAAAGCTGGGGAAATGACGGCTCAAGCGTTAGCTCTTTTGGAGCGAGAAGTAAGACCTGGCATTTCACTTTTGGAGCTGGATAAAATGGCTGAAGACTTTATCCAATCTCTTGGGGCTAGGCCTGCTTTTAAGGGGCTTTATGGTTTCCCTAATTCTGTGTGCATGTCCTTAAATGAAGTGGTCATTCATGGCATTCCTACGGATTATGTTTTGCAAGAGGGGGATATTATAGGCTTGGATTTGGGGGTGGAGGCGGATGGCTATTATGGCGATTCGGCCCTCACGCTCCCTATAGGTGCGATAAGCCCGCAAGATGAAAAATTGCTCGCTTGCTCTAAAGAGAGTTTGATGCATGCTATTGATTCAATTAAAGTGGGCATGCATTTTAAAGAATTGAGCCAGATTTTAGAGAGTGCTATTACAGAAAGGGGCTTTGTGCCTTTGAAGGGATTTTGCGGGCATGGCATTGGTAAAAAACCCCATGAAGAACCAGAGATCCCCAACTACCTAGAAAAAGGCGTCAAAGCTAATAGCGGTCCTAAAATCAAAGAGGGCATGGTATTTTGTTTAGAGCCTATGGTGTGTCAAAAACAAGGCGAACCTAAAATACTAGCGGATAAGTGGAGCGTGGTTTCAGTGGATGGGCTTAACACAAGCCACCATGAGCATACTATCGCCATAGTTGGCAATAAAGCAGTGATTCTTACGGAGCGTTAA